In the Miscanthus floridulus cultivar M001 unplaced genomic scaffold, ASM1932011v1 fs_76_3_4, whole genome shotgun sequence genome, TTATTTCTTTCATATTTCATAAAGGAAAACAAGCCTTTCATAGGAAAAGAAAACTTCATGTCTCGGATCAAGTGGTGCTACAGGATCAAATTCCTGCAATTCTCAGTTGTCATTGCATGACTAGGTCTTAATTAACGACAAGTTAAATTATTCTTATCCAAAAAATTGACCTGAAAAGTGAAAATGTTGTCAAACGACATCATCCACACGACTACACAACATAATCCGATTCTTGAGATTCCACGTCGCAGCAGCAGATCCAGCATTGATGCTCAATCCCCAATTCGTCCTCAGAGAAGATAACACAAGGTCATCCACCGGTAGCCAGGACACGGAGAAGCATAGGCGGGCCGCGGGCGCATATTTGGATTTCCGAAGGGACGGGGCGCGTACTTGGTGGCGGTTGCTGTAGCAGGCTGCAGCCATTGGATCCGGATGGTGGTGACACCACGCCCACACAGAGTAGGAGCACAAGGCGGAGGCTCGCGTCCAGTTGCCGGCGGCGAACGGATCTTGGCAAGGAGCGAAGAAGCGATGGCGCCCACCACTTGTTCAAGGAACCGATGCCCTCTCGGGCCACAAGACGGATCTTGGCGCGCAGGGCCGCTAGCGACTCAAGCTGCGCCGCCCTCACCATCGGCATTACACAATCCGAATTCTAAGCTAAGATGCTTAGTATTGGACGGCATGGCATTAAGAAACAACGAAATCTAGAAGATTTGCTATTAATAAATGAGTAAAATTATCAaagaacacacacaaaaaaaaaagatgaacaaGTAGCTAGTACTCAAATGCTCTTGTAGTATTGTGAATTTGATTATTTGATTGATCATGCAACGATGCCCTTTAAAACTGAATTCGCCAAGTTGCCAGTTGCCACGAACGCTCACGCCGCGGCGGCCCCTGTCACCGGCTTCTCGTCGGCTCCGTCTTCcacatcctcctcctccttcccggAGGAGTTCAGCCCGGCCGCCTCCTCAAGGTCCCTCCACGGCCCGTCGAACTGCTCGGGGAACTTCTTGCGCAGACCGACCACCACCCGCCTCGCCGCTCGCCCCTTGCCAGCGCCCTTGAGACCGAGCACCAGCACACGCACCGTTCCGAGGTCGGTCACCTTCCGGCGCTTCACTCCCGCGTAGAACACGTCCTCCGCCTCCGACCACCGCCCCGCGCCACACAGCGCGCCCACCACGCAAGTATACGTCGCGCAGTCCGGCGCCACGTCCGCCTCCTCCCCGGCCTCCAGGCTGCGGTACACCTCCACCGTCTCATCGACTCTGTTGTGCCGCGCCATCGCCCGCATGAGCGCGTTGTAGGACACGAGATCCGGCCGGAGCCCTGCCTCCTCGCGCATGACGCGGATCAGCTCCTTGACCTCCTCCACGGTGCCGTTAGCGGACTTGTAGGTGATCCGGGCGTTGTAGGCAGCGTTGTCGGGGGCGATGCCGTGGTCCTGGACCATGGCGCGCCACAGCTCCTCGGCGCGGTGCGGGAGGCGTTGCTTGTAGAAGGAGTCGATGATGGCTGTGAAGAGCTGGAGCGTCGGCGGCGCCCCCGACGAAGGTTCCCGGAGGAGGTGGAGCGCGGAGTCGGCGCCGGAGGTGAGGCAGAGCGACTTGGCGAGGATGCTGTCCGTGACGGCGTCCCGCGGGATAGAGGCATGCGCGGCGAGGATGGAGGGCACCAGCCcggccaggcggcggcggcgcaggagtGGGCTGAGGACCGCGTTCAGGTGCGCGGTAGTGGGCGACGTGATGGTTCCAAGCAGCGCGGAGGCGCGGTCGGGGAGGCCCACCGAAGAGAGGGCCGAGAGCGCGGCGACGGGGTGGGAGGGGAACAGGGGCGCGAGGGTCGCGTCGATGTCGTCGAGGCGGCCAGCGCGGGCGAGCTGGCGAAGACGGGCGATAGGGACGGGGAGCTCGGTTTTCTCTGCCGCTGTCGCGGCGGTGGAGAGgagccggcggccggcggcggagAAGGTTGCGGCGGCCATAGCGCGGAGGTGCGGAGCTAAACAGAGTCGATACTCGATAGCGACCAGAGCCAGTGCTACTAGGGTTTATAGAAGTCGGATGCTATAGTGGTCGGGCTTCTTCTGTTAGAAAGAATTTGTGGAGGCCAGCCCATCCAGGCCCAATTTTCTGCATGTCCTTCCTTCAGGTCCAATTTtcttttgctcaaaaaaaaaaaaaacaggtccAATTTTCTGCATGCCCTTTCTGTCCATATTCCACATTTTATCATTGCTTCCTGACCATATTTGCCCATACTTTACCAAACAATTGCCTTGAACAGTAGACAAGTAGCACATCAAATTCCTCTTCAAAAGCATCGAACCAAATTTCTACTAGTACGAGTAGCATGTTTTTATTATTTATACCCTAATTAAGAATAAAACAGATTACAAGGTCGTTTAACTTAGATTGTGTTATGATGAAGACAGTAAGATCAAACGCTATTTCTTGAAAAGCGAGAATTACATTTTTTTATGGGGAGtaactaattaattaattaatatgagaaaagaaaaaaaaaactcgatcAAATCCTCAAGTTAGGGAAGAGAGAATCCAGCAGGGCGCCACCCTTTTCCGTGCGAATGACCCCCTTCCTTTTCGGCGCAACGTGAATACACTGCTATTTTAGTTTTGtttttgctttttgctaaaaatgTACAAATTTTTTTGAATCGAATACACTTTATTCTATTTACATATCGATGAAGTTATTTTATATTttagttggttttgatattttgTCTTAAAATTGGTCAAAATTTTTATGATCCGAGTCATGTTAAAATTGTACATCGCTCATATTATATACTCAGTTAAAAATATGTAAAGTGGCCACATAAAGATttgtatatatacacacacgcgtAGAGTTTCTATGTTGGACACGTTCTTGGCACGTACACATTTTAGTATGTTTTCGGCACGTTCGTACGGTAACATGGCTTTACCGGCTTTGCTTCCACAGTTCATTTTACCCAGGGCAGAGAAGTCCTCTGCTACAGTACCTGAAAAGTCACGAAGTAAAGCAGTTGGTTGTTGAAGGTCCCAGAATAAACCTTGCAGGTAAAGGCAATCTAAATATCTTCCATGAAAATTATTATGACCTTTTACTTACAGAAAATAAATGTCACAAAATCAGTACAGCTCCAAACTAGTTAGCTAGTTTACTAAACAATCATGCCACAGGCCCAATTAACCAGCTCACAACATAAACAAAGGTATATATCCTAAAAATCTATCATAATAAGCAGGAAGAAACATTTGAAGTATACGTTTTGTCCCTGAATGTTACAGTATTTTGCTTTGAAAACTTCTCTTGTAGATACCATTAATGTAAAGCGATTGTGTTTAGCCGTAATTTAAAAGATGACAAGTTGCCACAAAATACTATTAGCAATGGGGATAAAACCACCATAGATTGTCAGGTATCAGGCCATTTCCCAAGAACATGGACATATAACAATATAATGTATTATTGTACCTCACAAATTTAATGAAAGGATCAACTCCGCCTATAATTCGAACTCAACAACGTGAGACTGTACGAAAATTAGCAAAATAAATAATTACCAAGTTAACAAATCATCAACAAACAAGAAATCAAGAGCTAACTCCTCTCCCGACTCAACAAAACAGAAAAAGGCACAACTCAGTGCTCCCAAATCAAGTTAGACATGCTTCCTTAGTAAGGGTAGTCACATGCTAAGCATACACTGAGACACGAAATTAACTAAAAACTAACTAATCAACACTGGATCGAGTAAACTAGCGTGCACAAAAGATGATGAACAGCCATTACAAGCAACGAGAGACCAGATCTGAGGGAATACGAGGAAACCTAGCTAATACAAGGAGAAGACGGCAGAAAAAAATTGAAATCCGCTAAAAGCCAAATCTGGAGGGGATCCGCACGTACTCAGGCTTGTGTCCTTGGAGAGCCCGCCGATGAAGATCTTACTGCACGAAGCCCGAAAGCATAGCAAAAAGAAtcagcgaaaaccgttccatggtttGGAAAACAACTCAGcacgtttagttcgcgaaataaaaATATTTTGAAGGTCATGTCGAGTATTTCGGAAAATATTAGAAGGGattttcgaatactaataaaaaaactagttACATAGCTCGCcgaaaaattgcgagacgaatttattaaaccaaaTTAATCTggcattagcgcatgttagttactgtagcatttatggctaatcattgactaattagtcttaaaacattcgtttCACGATTTCcaattaaactgtgcaattagtttttttttgtctatatttaatacttcatgcatgtgccgcaaaattCAATGCGATAGTTTAgggtgaatttttttt is a window encoding:
- the LOC136533013 gene encoding small ribosomal subunit protein mL103 (rPPR7)-like is translated as MAAATFSAAGRRLLSTAATAAEKTELPVPIARLRQLARAGRLDDIDATLAPLFPSHPVAALSALSSVGLPDRASALLGTITSPTTAHLNAVLSPLLRRRRLAGLVPSILAAHASIPRDAVTDSILAKSLCLTSGADSALHLLREPSSGAPPTLQLFTAIIDSFYKQRLPHRAEELWRAMVQDHGIAPDNAAYNARITYKSANGTVEEVKELIRVMREEAGLRPDLVSYNALMRAMARHNRVDETVEVYRSLEAGEEADVAPDCATYTCVVGALCGAGRWSEAEDVFYAGVKRRKVTDLGTVRVLVLGLKGAGKGRAARRVVVGLRKKFPEQFDGPWRDLEEAAGLNSSGKEEEDVEDGADEKPVTGAAAA